In the Streptomyces sp. NBC_00193 genome, AGCCGGCCCGGCCGCCGATACCGATGTCCTCGGCCATGGTGATCTGCACGTGGTCCACGTACGACCGGTTCCAGATCGGCTCGAACATCGTGTTGGCGAAGCGGAGCGCCAGGATGTTCTGGACGGTCTCCTTGCCCAGGTAGTGGTCGATCCGGAAGACCTCGTTGGGCGGGAAGACGTCGTGCACGAGCTGGTTGAGCTCCTGTGCACTGGTCAGGTCGTGCCCGAACGGCTTCTCGATGACCGCGCGCCGCCAGGAGCCCTCCTTCTGGTCCGCCAGCCCGTGCTTCTTGAGCTGGGCGACGACCTTGGGGAAGAACTTCGGCGGGACGGACAGGTAGAAGGCGAAGTTGCCGCCGGTGCCCTGCGCCTTGTCCAGCTCCTCGATCGTCGACTTCAGCGTCTCGAACGCCTGGTCGTCGTCGAAGTCGCCCTGGACGAAGCGGCAGCCCTGCACCAGCTGCTGCCAGACCTCTTCGCGGAAGGGCGTGCGGGCGTGCTGCTTGACCGCGTCGTGAACCTCCTGCGCGAAGTCCTCGTCCTGCCACTCACGTCGGGCGAAGCCGATCAGGGAGAAGCCCGGCGGGAGCAGCCCGCGGTTGGCGAGGTCGTAGACGGCAGGCATCAGCTTCTTGCGCGACAGGTCACCCGTAACGCCGAAAATGACCAGGCCGGACGGCCCCGCGATGCGCGGGAGCCGCCGGTCCTGTGCGTCACGAAGCGGGTTCGCTCCGTTTACAGACAAAGTGTTCAGGCCTCCGTGGGGGCGAGGCGCTCAAGCTCCGCCTCGGTCGACTTCAGCAGGTCGTTCCAGGACACCGCGAACTTCTCGACGCCCTCTTCTTCGAGCAGCTGCACCACATCGTCGTACGAAATGCCCAGCTTCGCGACCGCGGCGAGCTCGGCGCGCGACTGCTCGTACGTGCCGGAGATGGTGTCGCCCTCGACCACGCCGTGGTCGGCGGTGGCCTCGAGGGTGCCCTCGGGCATGGTGTTCACGGTGCCGGGGGCGACCAGGTCCACCACGTACAGGGTGTCCTTGTACGCCGGGTCCTTGACGCCGGTCGAGGCCCAGAGCGGACGCTGCTTGTTGGCGTGCGCCTTGTCCAGGGCGGCCCAGCGCTCGGTGGAGAAGACCTCTTCGTAGGCCTCGTAGGCCAGACGGGCGTTCGCGAGCGCCGCCTTGCCCTTGAGGGCCTTGGCCTCGTCGGTGCCGACGGCGTCCAGGCGCTTGTCGATCTCGGAGTCCACGCGGGACACGAAGAAGGAGGCGACCGAGTGGATCTTGGAGAGGTCCAGGCCCGCGGCCTTCGCCTTCTCCAGGCCCGCCAGGTACGCGTCCATGACCTCGCGGTAGCGCTCCAGCGAGAAGATCAGCGTGACGTTGACGCTGATGCCCTTGCCGATGACCTCGGTGATCGCCGGCAGGCCGGCCTTGGTCGCCGGGATCTTGATGAGCGTGTTCGGACGGTCCACCAGCCACGCGAGCTGCTTGGCCTCGGCGATGGTCGCCGGGGTGTTGTGGGCCAGGCGCGGGTCGACCTCGATCGAGACCCGGCCGTCCTGGCCCTCGGTCGCGTCGTAGACCGGGCGCAGGATGTCGGCGGCGTCACGGACGTCCGCCGTGGTGATCATGCGGATCGCCTCTTCGACGGTGACCTTGCGGGCGGCCAGGTCGGCGAGCTGCTGCCCGTACCCCTCGCCGCCGCTGATCGCCTTCTGGAAGATCGCCGGGTTGGTGGTGACACCGACCACGTGCTGCTGGTCGATGAGCTCGGCCAGGTTGCCGGACGTGATCCGCTTGCGGGACAGGTCGTCCAGCCAGATCGCCACGCCCTCGTCGGAAAGGCGCTTCAGTGCGTCTGTCATGGGAATTGCATCTCCTACTGGTCTGGGGGCGGGAGTCAGCGCGCGACGGCGGCGAGCGACTCGCGTGCGGCGGCGGTCACGGCTTCGGCGGTGAGGCCGAACTCGCGGTACAGGACGGCGCCGTCGGCCGAGGCACCGAAGTGCTCCAGCGAGACGATCCGGCCCGCGTCGCCGACGTAGCGGTGCCAGGTCAGACCGATGCCGGCCTCGACCGCGACACGCGCCTTGACCGAAGGCGGCAGGACGCTGTCCTTGTATTCCTGGGACTGCTCCTCGAACCACTCGACGGACGGCATCGAGACGACCCGCGCCGGGACGCCCTCGGCCTGCAGCGCCTCGCGCGCGGCGACGGCGAGCTGGACCTCGGAGCCGGTGCCGATGAGGACGACCTGGGCGTCGCCGCCCTCCGCCTCGAAGAGCACGTACCCGCCCTTGGCGGCGTCCTCGTTG is a window encoding:
- the tal gene encoding transaldolase, which gives rise to MTDALKRLSDEGVAIWLDDLSRKRITSGNLAELIDQQHVVGVTTNPAIFQKAISGGEGYGQQLADLAARKVTVEEAIRMITTADVRDAADILRPVYDATEGQDGRVSIEVDPRLAHNTPATIAEAKQLAWLVDRPNTLIKIPATKAGLPAITEVIGKGISVNVTLIFSLERYREVMDAYLAGLEKAKAAGLDLSKIHSVASFFVSRVDSEIDKRLDAVGTDEAKALKGKAALANARLAYEAYEEVFSTERWAALDKAHANKQRPLWASTGVKDPAYKDTLYVVDLVAPGTVNTMPEGTLEATADHGVVEGDTISGTYEQSRAELAAVAKLGISYDDVVQLLEEEGVEKFAVSWNDLLKSTEAELERLAPTEA